The following are encoded in a window of Kitasatospora sp. NBC_01250 genomic DNA:
- a CDS encoding alpha/beta hydrolase fold domain-containing protein, with amino-acid sequence MAIHDHMRRDTVRWHSVRLPAGRHLVGARVFTPATPPEGWLVWAHGGSWRAGSVAGWHGATADLARHSGCAVVSVEYRLSPGHRHPAALADVLTAVDWAFEQAGAAGAVAVGGDSAGGTLAAAAALACRDRARPLAAQVLAYPPLDPVCDADSYTRYQGNFPTPQAMVAAWQDYRAPGRPVAEDGTRLYSTPFEAADLRGLAPAVLAVGEFDPVADDVRRYRELLLAAGVRAELREFPQTFHGAFLDPGQQPPSTAEEPGLRPWLGTALRARLARGAR; translated from the coding sequence ATGGCGATCCACGATCACATGCGGCGGGACACCGTCCGCTGGCACAGCGTCCGGCTGCCGGCCGGCCGGCACCTGGTGGGGGCTCGGGTCTTCACCCCCGCGACCCCGCCGGAGGGCTGGCTGGTGTGGGCGCACGGCGGCAGTTGGCGGGCCGGCTCGGTGGCGGGCTGGCACGGCGCCACCGCCGACCTCGCACGGCACTCCGGCTGCGCCGTGGTCAGCGTCGAGTACCGGCTGAGCCCCGGCCACCGCCACCCGGCCGCCCTGGCGGACGTGCTGACCGCGGTGGACTGGGCGTTCGAGCAGGCCGGGGCGGCGGGCGCGGTGGCGGTCGGCGGCGACAGCGCCGGCGGCACGCTCGCCGCCGCGGCGGCCCTGGCCTGCCGCGACCGGGCACGGCCACTGGCCGCGCAGGTGCTCGCCTACCCGCCGCTCGACCCCGTGTGCGACGCCGACTCCTACACCCGCTACCAGGGCAACTTCCCCACCCCGCAGGCGATGGTCGCCGCCTGGCAGGACTACCGCGCCCCGGGCCGCCCGGTGGCCGAGGACGGCACCCGGCTGTACAGCACGCCGTTCGAGGCCGCCGACCTGCGCGGCCTGGCCCCGGCCGTGCTCGCCGTCGGCGAGTTCGACCCGGTGGCCGACGACGTGCGCCGCTACCGGGAACTCCTGCTGGCGGCGGGCGTGCGGGCCGAGCTGCGGGAGTTCCCGCAGACCTTCCACGGCGCCTTCCTGGACCCGGGGCAGCAGCCGCCCTCGACCGCGGAGGAACCCGGCCTGCGGCCCTGGCTGGGCACCGCGTTGCGAGCCCGGCTCGCCCGCGGCGCCCGCTGA
- a CDS encoding MFS transporter — MSAVDDLNVREQRLAAPAPKTDESRLSGRLLLVLIVLLVAQFMLAVDFSILNVALPVIGKGLGFSLGNLQWIGTAFALSAAGFTLLFGRVADLFGRRRLFLLGLALLGAASLAGGLATSPTILLIARVAQGLATAAVTPAGLSLLTTSFPEGPLRDKALGLNGALMSAGFTTGAILGGVLTDLLSWRWAFFINVPVALAVLLIAPSVIKESRPQTRPKLDLPGAATVTLGLLSLVYGLTQAGQHGWGNPTALVTLVLGIVLLVAFYAVEKRAAAPLVPVSILKRPTVIWGNIAGLIAFLTETSLVFLMTLYLQDVLNFSALAAGLSFGVLGLGTVIGGSTAAKMIARTSTRSTLVIGGLLQAAATASLLALGQSHSWLGLLLPATFIGGVGNMFVIVGFMVTATSGLPDHEQGMATGLATMTQQIGITMGTPIMSSIVATQTTAHTNAHSVLDGVGLAVLVNALLVLVGVLTTVFLRRRKEQHSGAAG, encoded by the coding sequence ATGTCGGCGGTTGACGATCTGAACGTGCGGGAGCAGCGCCTGGCGGCGCCGGCCCCCAAGACCGATGAATCCCGGTTGTCGGGGCGACTGCTGCTGGTGCTGATCGTCCTGCTGGTCGCCCAGTTCATGCTCGCGGTCGACTTCTCCATCCTGAACGTGGCACTGCCGGTGATCGGCAAGGGCCTCGGCTTCTCGCTCGGCAACCTGCAGTGGATCGGCACCGCGTTCGCGCTGTCCGCGGCCGGTTTCACCCTGCTGTTCGGCCGGGTGGCCGACCTCTTCGGCCGCCGCAGGCTGTTCCTGCTGGGCCTGGCGCTGCTCGGCGCCGCCTCGCTCGCCGGCGGTCTGGCCACCAGCCCGACCATCCTGCTGATCGCCCGTGTCGCCCAGGGTCTGGCCACCGCCGCCGTGACGCCGGCCGGCCTGTCCCTGCTGACCACCTCCTTCCCCGAGGGCCCGCTGCGCGACAAGGCGCTGGGCCTCAACGGCGCGCTGATGTCGGCCGGCTTCACCACCGGCGCGATCCTCGGCGGGGTGCTCACCGACCTGCTCTCCTGGCGCTGGGCGTTCTTCATCAACGTGCCGGTCGCCCTGGCGGTCCTGCTGATCGCGCCGAGCGTGATCAAGGAGAGCCGCCCGCAGACCCGGCCCAAGCTCGACCTGCCCGGCGCCGCGACCGTCACCCTCGGCCTGCTCTCGCTGGTCTACGGCCTGACCCAGGCCGGCCAGCACGGCTGGGGCAACCCGACCGCGCTGGTCACCCTGGTCCTGGGCATCGTCCTGCTGGTGGCCTTCTACGCCGTCGAGAAGCGGGCCGCAGCACCGCTGGTGCCGGTCTCCATCCTCAAGCGCCCCACCGTCATCTGGGGCAACATCGCCGGCCTGATCGCCTTCCTCACCGAGACCTCGCTGGTCTTCCTGATGACCCTCTACCTGCAGGACGTCCTCAACTTCTCGGCGCTCGCCGCCGGTCTCTCCTTCGGCGTCCTGGGCCTGGGCACCGTCATCGGCGGATCCACCGCCGCCAAGATGATCGCCCGCACCAGCACCCGCAGCACCCTGGTGATCGGCGGACTTCTGCAGGCTGCCGCGACCGCTTCGCTGCTCGCCCTCGGCCAGAGCCACTCCTGGCTCGGCCTGCTGCTGCCGGCCACCTTCATCGGCGGCGTGGGCAACATGTTCGTGATCGTCGGGTTCATGGTCACCGCCACCTCCGGTCTGCCGGACCACGAGCAGGGCATGGCCACCGGCCTGGCCACCATGACCCAGCAGATCGGGATCACCATGGGCACCCCGATCATGAGCTCCATCGTCGCCACCCAGACCACCGCGCACACCAACGCCCACAGCGTGCTGGACGGCGTGGGCCTGGCGGTGCTGGTGAACGCGCTGCTGGTGCTGGTCGGCGTCCTGACCACCGTCTTCCTCCGCCGCCGCAAGGAGCAGCACAGCGGCGCCGCGGGGTAG